CCTTTAATGCTTTCTTTGTTCGTGAATTAAAAGATGGCGCGCGTCCTATCAATGGCGATGCTCGTATTATTAGTCATCCTGCCGATGCTTGTGTAAGCCAACTGGGTCCAATTAAAGAAGGTCGCCTCTTTCAAGCAAAGGGTCACTACTTTGATGCTTGTGAACTATTAGGTGGCGATAAAGCTCTTGCTGATGAGTTCATCGGTGGTGACTTTGCGACACTTTACCTATCACCAAGCGATTATCACCGCGTACACATGCCATGTGACGGTACTCTACGCCAGATGATTTATGTACCAGGTGATTTATTCTCGGTTAACCCGCTAACAGCGGAAAACGTACCAAACCTATTTGCACGTAATGAACGCGTAGTCTGTATTTTTGATACTGAGTTTGGCCCATTGGCACAAATTCTTGTTGGCGCAACTATCGTTGGTAGCATCGAAACCACATGGGCTGGTACGGTAACACCACCAACAGGTCCAGAAGTACGTCGTTGGGACTACCCAACAACAGGTACAGAAGCAATTGTGCTGAAAAAAGGCGAAGAAATGGGTCGCTTTAAACTTGGTTCAACGGTAATCAACCTATTCCCGAAAGATACCATCCGTTTTGTAGAAGAGATGAAACCACTACAAACGACACGTATGGGTCAACCTTACGCTGAGCAGATCACTCCAGAGCAGTGATTTAACAAGCAATAGAAAAAGGGCTGAACACAGCCCTTTTTTATTACCTCAAATACACAACACGTATCTTAATCGCAGATAGCTTCATTTTCTTACCGCTATTTCACTGAAGATTCAGCGATACTTCCTAGATTCTAAAATTTTGAACCCGCAAAAAAGATAATCTGATTTTCCTTTCTATCGCATTCGACTTACCATCATACCTAAATAGAATAAACATCGTTATTTCAGATAATAATCTGTCAATCTAGACGAGCCGCGCTTTCTCTCAATGACGCGATACAACAAAGGTACTCCCATGATAAAAAAAACATCTGCTCTTCTTTTAGCCCTGCTTGCAGGAACATCTCTATCTGCACAAGCGGCTGACTGGGGATATGGCAATAGCACCGAGCACTGGTCTGACAGTTACCCAACCTGTGGCTTAGGCAAGAACCAAAGCCCGATAAACATTACTTCAGCACTCAAAGCGAACCTCGCGCCACTGCGTATTGAGTACAACGGTAAAATCACCAGTATCACCAATAACGGTCACACTGTAGAAGCAAAGGTCAGCGGTGATAACAAGCTGATTGTCGATGGGGATACCTATACCTTAAAGCAGTTTCACTTCCATACACCATCTGAAAACTACATCGATGGTAAACAATACCCATTAGAAGCGCATTTTGTGAATATGGATGATAAAGGCAATATTGCAGTTATTGCTGTGATGTTTGAAAACGGCCTACGTGAGAACAATGCTCTTAGCTCTTTACTCAAAAACATCCCAACTAAAGGTAATACCATCGACTTCACCGATGATCTGAGCCCGAATAACCTTCTTCCTCGTGAACGTGAGTATTATCAATTCAATGGCTCACTAACGACACCACCATGTACTGAAGGTGTGCGCTGGTTTGTATTAGAAACACCACAATACAGCTCAAAAGATCAAACCGAGAAACTAAATCAAATCATGGGTAACAATAACCGCCCAGTACAACCGATTAATGCTCGAATTATTGTTGAATAGACCGCTCCGCAAATAATAGTGATAACTATTTGCATTTAAATACTAAATTATCTATATTTATGAGCTGAAGATAAGATGCCTTGAAATCCTACTTGCTGACTATCTAAATGAATTTAAGCTGTTTTAGGTAAATCTGCGGTCGCCCTGATACCGTTCCCTCTGACTGTTCAACCACACTCAGATGTATCAGCTTGATTTACCTTATATGAAAAAGCACGGTTAATACCGTGCTTTTTTGTGTCTTCAGAAACGTAGTGTTTCAATCAGGCTGTAAGTTATGCGCGATCAATCGGAAAGGCGGTGACTTTCTCAATATGATCAAGCCCCATTGCTAGCATGATCAAGCGATCAATCCCTAACGCCACCCCCGCACAATCAGGGAAACCAGCACGCAATGCATTAACGAGATTCATATCAATTGGCTGAGGTTGTAATCCCATCTCAATACGTTTTTGGTTGTCTTTTTCGAAGCGCTGTAATTGCTCATCGCCATTGGCAAGTTCATGGAAGCCATTCGCTAATTCAATGCCTTTAAAATACACTTCAAAACGCTCTGCCACACGAGAGTCCGTTGGGTTAATTTGTGCTAATGCCGCTTGTGAAGCTGGAAAGTCATACACAAACGCTGGCACTTGCTGACCAATTTTACCTTCAACACCAATACTAAATAACAGTTGTAATAAGGTATCGCGATCTTCTTCTGGCTCGGCAATATCAGACAATCCAAGGGCTGCTGCCGCCACTTTAAGCTCTGTCATTGAGCCAGTTAAAGGGCATACCCCTAGTTGATCAATAAAGGCTTGTTGATACGTCATCTTCTCAGCTGCGCCACAACCTAGGACCAATTGCAGCAAATCGTCCATCTCATCCATTAATAAGTGATGATCAAAGTTCGGGCGATACCACTCTAACATGGTGAATTCTGGGTTATGGTAGCGGCCTGATTCTTCATTTCGAAATGACTTACAGATCTGGTAAATCGCGCCACTGCCAGCAGAAAGCAGTCGTTTCATGTGAAATTCAGGGCTGGTCATTAAATATAACGTTTGCCCATCAGCATAACCCGGCCCTACAAACTCGGTTTGAAAAGTATGTAAGTGAATATCAGTCACGGTCGCTTGGCTCATGGCAGGCGTATCGACTTCCATTACCTCACGCTCAGCAAAAAACTGACGAATAACTGCTAACAAATGAGCGCGTTGTTTTAACTGCGCAATCGAGGCCGTAGGCTGCCAAGTAGACATAACGTTTCTTCTTTCATGAAATAGTGACAATGGCATTATTTTATCAGAGCTCAGGAATATACGTCGCTTATTCCTTTGGTTTTCTCTTTTTCATGGAAGATATGAATACATTATGAATAAAAAATCGCGATACCATCAGCAAAAATATACCTTTAGCTCCCACCTTCCCGCTTTTTCTTTGTTATCAAACAATCAGCTCATTAATACCGGTTTATCGTTATCTATCACTTTGTTAATCGCCCCTCTACGCCTTTTAAGTTTTATTGAAACTGGATTTAATTAACATTTAAGAAACATAAAAACCAATAAATACAAAGAGATAAACAATTTAAAAACATGATCAATTGTGACAAATATCACACCATTTGTAATCTTCTTACATTTTTTGACTATTTCGGTAAAAACTTGCGTCTAAATCAATTTATCTAATAACAAGGTTTCATAGAATGCGCTCAGGATTTCAAGGAAAGATGCGCTGACCGCATCTTTTTAGTTTTTTTACCGTCTTACCTTCGGAGGATAGCTGTGAAGACTATTACCACAGATATCGCTGTAATCGGCGCAGGTGGTGCAGGCCTACGTTCTGCCATCGCTGCTGCAGAAGCTAACCCAGAACTAGAAATTGCACTGATCTCAAAAGTGTACCCAATGCGTTCGCACACCGTTGCGGCGGAAGGTGGCTCTGCTGCCGTGATCAAGGACGAAGATAGCCTAGATAACCACTTCAACGATACCGTTGGCGGTGGTGACTGGTTATGTGAACAGGACGTTGTGGAATATTTCGTTGAGAACGCAACGCGCGAAATGATCCAAATGGAACAATGGGGCTGCCCATGGAGCCGTAAAGAAAACGGTGAAGTAAACGTTCGTCGTTTCGGTGGTATGAAAGTTGAGCGTACATGGTTTGCCGCTGATAAAACTGGCTTCCACATGCTACACACCCTATTCCAAACATCTATTAAGTACTCTCAAATCAAACGTTTTGACGAATACTTCGTGGTTGATCTTCTAGTTGAAGAAGGTGAAGTACAAGGCCTTATCGCAATTCACATGTCTGAAGGCGAACTGATCTGCATTAAAGCAAAATCAGTGATCCTAGCAACCGGTGGCGCTGGTCGTGTTTACCACTGTAACACCAACGGCGGTATCGTAACCGGTGATGGTATGGCTATGGCTTACCGTCATGGTGTACCACTTCGTGACATGGAATTTGTTCAGTACCACCCAACAGGTCTTCCGGGTACAGGTATCCTGATGACAGAAGGTTGTCGTGGTGAAGGCGGTATCATCGTTAACAAAAACGGTTACCGTTACCTACAAGACTACGGTATGGGCCCTGAAACACCAGTAGGCCAGCCAAAGAACAAATACATGGAATTAGGCCCACGTGACAAAGTGTCACAGGCTTTCTGGCATGAACAACAAAAAGGTAACACCATCAAGCACCCTCTAGGTGATGTGGTACACCTTGATCTTCGCCACCTAGGTGAAGAGTACTTACATGAGCGTCTACCGTTTATCTGTGAACTAGCAAAAGCTTACGTCAACGTCGATCCAGCTAAAGAGCCAATTCCAATTCGCCCAACGGTGCACTACACCATGGGTGGTATTGAAACTGACGCACATTGTGAAACGCGCATTAAAGGTCTATTTGCAGTAGGTGAATGTGCTTCTGTTGGTCTTCACGGTGCTAACCGTCTAGGTTCTAACTCACTGGCTGAGTTCGTAGTATTTGGTCGTGTTGCGGGTGAGAACGCCGTGAAACATGCCGCTGAATTTAAAGGCTGGGACGACGCTTCTATCAATGCACAAATCGATGCTGTTCAAGCGCGTATCGATGGCCTAATGGCACAAGAAGGCGACGAGAACTGGGCTGATATCCGCACTGAAATGGGTCATACCATGGAAGCGGGTTGTGGTATCTACCGCCAAGAAGATTTGATGCAAGCTACGATTGAGAAACTTGCTGAGCTAAAAGAGCGCTACAAGCACATCTTTATCAAAGATAAAGGCAAAGTATTTAACACCGATCTGCTATACGCAATCGAAGTGGGTTACGGCCTAGAAGTGGCTGAAGCGATGGCGCACTCTGCGATCAATCGTAAAGAATCTCGTGGTGCACACCAACGCCTTGATGACGGTTGTACTGAGCGTGATGATGTTAACTACCTAAAACACACCTTAGCGTTCTACAACAATGGCGATGCACCAATCATCGATTACAGCAACGTCACTATCACTAAGTCGCAGCCAAAAGCACGTCTATACGGTGCAGCAGCCGATGAAGCAGCAGCAAAAGACGCCGCTGAAGCACCAGCAGTAACTGAGCAACAAGAGGAACAGGCATAATGTCAGCAAATCGCATTCAACTGGTTGAAATTCTGCGTTATGACCCAGCAAAAGACGCAGAACCGTACCTTGAGAAATTCGAAGTACCTTTCAATGAAACCATGTCTGTTCTTGATGCACTTGGTTACATTAAAGATCACCTAGATAAAGATCTGTCTTACCGTTGGTCTTGTCGTATGGCTATCTGTGGCTCTTGCGGCATGATGGTAAACGGTGTGCCAAAGCTCGCTTGTAAGAGCTTCTTACGTGACTACCCTAACGGCGTGAAAATCGAGCCATTAGCGAACTTCGCGATAGAGAAAGACTTAATTGTTGATATGACGCCATTCATTGAGCGTCTTGAAGCAATCAAGCCATACATCATTGGTAACGATCGTACACCGGAAGACGGTACGAACCTGCAAACGCCTGAGCAATTAGCAAAATACAAGCAATTTGCTGGCTGTATCAACTGTGGCCTGTGCTATGCCGCTTGTCCTCAGTTTGGTTTAAACCCAGAGTTTATTGGCCCTGCTGCGCTAACCCTTGCTCACCGCTACAACCTTGATAGCCGTGACAATGGTAAAGATGAGCGTATGGAGCTTATCAATGGTGAAAACGGTGCTTGGGGTTGTACATTCGTAGGTTACTGTTCTGAAGTATGTCCTAAGAGTGTTGATCCAGCTGCGGCTGTTAACCAAGGCAAAGTGGAATCTTCTAAAGATTTCGTTATTACAATGATCAAACCAATGGAGGCATAAGGATGAGCAACCGTAAACCTTACGTTCGTGAGATGAAGCGTACATGGTGGAAAGACAGCTCTTTCTATCGCTTCTACATGATCCGCGAAGCAACTGTACTACCTCTGATCTTTTTTACTATCTGCTTAACATTCGGTTTAGGTAGCCTAGTTAAAGGTCCTGAAGCATGGCAAAGCTGGCTAAACTTCATGGCAAATCCAGTGGTTATTCTACTGAATATTCTTGCCCTAGCAGGTAGCCTGTTCCACGCCTTTACCTACTTCAACATGATGCCGCAGGTAATGCCTATTCGCATCAAGGGTAAGAAACTTGATAAGAAAATTATCATTCTTGCTCAGTGGGCAGTGGTTGCTGTTATTACCTTGTTTGTTCTTGCAATAGTTTAAGGAGTCCGTCGTGGTTAATTTACATCCTAAACGTTCTGACGAGCCAGTTTGGTGGAGTCTGTTTGGTGCTGGCGGTACTTGGTTTGCAATGATCACGCCAGTCACTGTTTTAGTACTCGGTATTTTGGTTCCACTTGGCGTGATCAGCCCTGAAGCGATGACTTATGATCGCGCTGCTGATTTCGCAACAAGCTTTATCGGTGCGCTATTTGTTATCGCAACCCTGTCGCTACCAATGTGGCATGCAATGCACCGTGTTCACCACGGTATGCATGATTTAAAAATTCATGCAGGCGTTGTTGGTAAAGTCGTGTGTTACGCATTAGCGTTTTTAATCACTGCGCTATCGATCATCTTCGTCTTCATGATTTAATCAAAAGACGCGCTTAAAAAGCACCGCTAGTCGGTGCTTTTTTATTATCTGAACAACGTGCCCTTCCCTTAACTAGGCTCACTAACAGGCACAAAAAAAGGCCGCTAATGCGACCTTCTTTCTTCGTTAACTTAATAACGATATAAACCCGTTAATTACTTAACACGGCTTACGTATTCACCTGAACGAGTGTCAACTTTGATCACTTCGCCAATAGCGATGAATAGAGGTACACGAACAACAGCACCAGTGCTTAGTGTTGCTGGTTTACCGCCAGTACCTTGTGTATCACCTTTAAGACCAGGATCTGTCTCAGTTACTTCTAGCTCAACGAAGTTTGGTGGAGTAACAGCGATTGGGTTACCGTTCCAAAGTGTTAGCGTACAAGTGTTGTTCTCAACTAACCACTTAGCATTCTCACCAACAGCTTTAACGTCAGCAGCGATTTGCTCGAACGTTTCGTTGTTCATGAAGTGGTAGAATTCACCGTCGTTGTATAGGTAATCAAGATCAGTATCGATTACGTCCGCAGCTTCAACTGATTCACCTGATTTGAAAGTCTTCTCAAGAACTTTACCAGAAATTAGTTTACGGATTCGTACGCGGTTGAACGCTTGGCCTTTACCAGGCTTAACAAATTCGTTTTCGATAATGACACATGGTTCATTATCTAGCATAATTTTCATTCCGCCGCGGAATTCATTGGTGCTGAAAGACGCCATTCTAATCCTCTTAACATCTTCGAGTTGTATTTAATGTCGCATATCATACCCCTAAACGCGCCATCTGTTGAGCAAAACTGGCTGAATGATCTATCGAATGCGATATCTGATCCATTTACTTTACTAAAATTGCTCAAAATTGATCCCACACCATGGGAAAATGGCCTCGCTGCAAGGAAGCTGTTTGCGCTCCGTGTTCCATTGAGCTTTGTTGATAAAATGGAAATCGGCAACCCTTATGATCCACTTTTACGCCAAATTTTACCGTTAGCGCAAGAATTCGAAGTGCACCAAGGTTACTCTGTCGATCCGCTTGAAGAGCAGCAAAACGAAATCCCTGGTTTACTGCATAAATATCACAACCGCGTTTTACTGATAGTAAAAGGTGGTTGCGCCGTTAACTGTCGCTATTGTTTCCGTCGCCATTTTCCTTACAGCGATAACAAAGGTAATAAACGTCAGTGGCAACAAAGCCTTGAGTACATTGCAGCGCACCCTGAAATTAATGAAGTGATTTTATCTGGCGGCGACCCGTTAATGGCAAAGGATCACGAACTCCAATGGCTGATTGAACATATCGCAGCAATCCCTCATATCAAGCGCCTGCGTATCCACAGCAGACTGCCTGTAGTGATCCCTAATCGTATTACCGATGCATTATGCCAAATACTGGCAGAGACGCGTCTACAAACGATTTTGGTCACTCATATTAATCACGCTAACGAAATCGATGATGCGCTAAAAACAGCAATGCAGAAGCTAAAACAAGCCAATGTCACCTTACTGAACCAAGGTGTACTGCTAAAAGGCGTTAATGACTCGGTAGCAGCGCTCACCGATCTCAGTGAAACCTTATTTGATGCAGGTATTCAGCCTTATTACCTCCACGTATTAGACCGTGTACAAGGGGCGGCGCACTTCATGGTCGATGATGAAATCGCACGCCAATTAATGGCAGGCTTAATTACCAAGGTATCTGGTTATTTAGTCCCTAAGCTCACCCGAGAGATCGGTGGACGAGCAAGTAAAACGCCCCTCGATTTACTGCTTGAATAGACAATAAAACAGCAACTTAAAGAAAAAAGACGATTATATCGTCTTTTTTTTACCCCCAAAGCCTACACCGCTCACCTTTAAATAACTTTAACACCTAAAAGGTGACCACCAACGCGCGATAACTAAAAATAACACTACAAACCTCATATAACTCATTGAATTAAAATAAAATAAATTCAATGTACAGCTTTTACAGGAAAACACAAACAAAGCATAAGTACAACAATGTTACTTTTAATGACATCAAAAAGAACATAGTATTCTTTTTACTTTCTTAATAAATAAAATCACTCCATATCATTAAAAAAATTCATCTTCACGGCTCTCGATTTTTTAGCGTTTTAAGCGCATAGTCGCCGCTCATACAGCAACCTTTTATTTTAAGTTCGCCAAACTTTAGGTTGCTGACTATCTCTTTTTATTTGTCGCGAGTAACGCAATGAAAATTGGCATTTTGTCGCAAAACGCTAACCTATACTCTACCCGTCGCCTTGTTGAAGCCTGTGAACAACGAGGACATGAAGCCGTTATTATTAATGCGCTACGCTGTTATATGAATATCAACTCTGTGAAGCCTTCTATCCATTTTGAAGGTAATGATTTAACAGGGTTTGATGCCATCATTCCTCGTATAGGATCTGACATCACTTTTTATGGTTGTTCAGTACTGCGTCAGTTTGAAATG
The sequence above is a segment of the Photobacterium leiognathi genome. Coding sequences within it:
- the asd gene encoding archaetidylserine decarboxylase (Phosphatidylserine decarboxylase is synthesized as a single chain precursor. Generation of the pyruvoyl active site from a Ser is coupled to cleavage of a Gly-Ser bond between the larger (beta) and smaller (alpha chains). It is an integral membrane protein.); this encodes MLDKIKIGLQYCTPKHALTRLVGKLASLEGGKVTTAIIRWFIKQYNVDMAEARNPDPAAYPTFNAFFVRELKDGARPINGDARIISHPADACVSQLGPIKEGRLFQAKGHYFDACELLGGDKALADEFIGGDFATLYLSPSDYHRVHMPCDGTLRQMIYVPGDLFSVNPLTAENVPNLFARNERVVCIFDTEFGPLAQILVGATIVGSIETTWAGTVTPPTGPEVRRWDYPTTGTEAIVLKKGEEMGRFKLGSTVINLFPKDTIRFVEEMKPLQTTRMGQPYAEQITPEQ
- a CDS encoding carbonic anhydrase; the protein is MIKKTSALLLALLAGTSLSAQAADWGYGNSTEHWSDSYPTCGLGKNQSPINITSALKANLAPLRIEYNGKITSITNNGHTVEAKVSGDNKLIVDGDTYTLKQFHFHTPSENYIDGKQYPLEAHFVNMDDKGNIAVIAVMFENGLRENNALSSLLKNIPTKGNTIDFTDDLSPNNLLPREREYYQFNGSLTTPPCTEGVRWFVLETPQYSSKDQTEKLNQIMGNNNRPVQPINARIIVE
- the epmA gene encoding elongation factor P--(R)-beta-lysine ligase, coding for MSTWQPTASIAQLKQRAHLLAVIRQFFAEREVMEVDTPAMSQATVTDIHLHTFQTEFVGPGYADGQTLYLMTSPEFHMKRLLSAGSGAIYQICKSFRNEESGRYHNPEFTMLEWYRPNFDHHLLMDEMDDLLQLVLGCGAAEKMTYQQAFIDQLGVCPLTGSMTELKVAAAALGLSDIAEPEEDRDTLLQLLFSIGVEGKIGQQVPAFVYDFPASQAALAQINPTDSRVAERFEVYFKGIELANGFHELANGDEQLQRFEKDNQKRIEMGLQPQPIDMNLVNALRAGFPDCAGVALGIDRLIMLAMGLDHIEKVTAFPIDRA
- the frdA gene encoding fumarate reductase (quinol) flavoprotein subunit, which gives rise to MKTITTDIAVIGAGGAGLRSAIAAAEANPELEIALISKVYPMRSHTVAAEGGSAAVIKDEDSLDNHFNDTVGGGDWLCEQDVVEYFVENATREMIQMEQWGCPWSRKENGEVNVRRFGGMKVERTWFAADKTGFHMLHTLFQTSIKYSQIKRFDEYFVVDLLVEEGEVQGLIAIHMSEGELICIKAKSVILATGGAGRVYHCNTNGGIVTGDGMAMAYRHGVPLRDMEFVQYHPTGLPGTGILMTEGCRGEGGIIVNKNGYRYLQDYGMGPETPVGQPKNKYMELGPRDKVSQAFWHEQQKGNTIKHPLGDVVHLDLRHLGEEYLHERLPFICELAKAYVNVDPAKEPIPIRPTVHYTMGGIETDAHCETRIKGLFAVGECASVGLHGANRLGSNSLAEFVVFGRVAGENAVKHAAEFKGWDDASINAQIDAVQARIDGLMAQEGDENWADIRTEMGHTMEAGCGIYRQEDLMQATIEKLAELKERYKHIFIKDKGKVFNTDLLYAIEVGYGLEVAEAMAHSAINRKESRGAHQRLDDGCTERDDVNYLKHTLAFYNNGDAPIIDYSNVTITKSQPKARLYGAAADEAAAKDAAEAPAVTEQQEEQA
- a CDS encoding succinate dehydrogenase/fumarate reductase iron-sulfur subunit; the protein is MSANRIQLVEILRYDPAKDAEPYLEKFEVPFNETMSVLDALGYIKDHLDKDLSYRWSCRMAICGSCGMMVNGVPKLACKSFLRDYPNGVKIEPLANFAIEKDLIVDMTPFIERLEAIKPYIIGNDRTPEDGTNLQTPEQLAKYKQFAGCINCGLCYAACPQFGLNPEFIGPAALTLAHRYNLDSRDNGKDERMELINGENGAWGCTFVGYCSEVCPKSVDPAAAVNQGKVESSKDFVITMIKPMEA
- the frdC gene encoding fumarate reductase subunit FrdC gives rise to the protein MSNRKPYVREMKRTWWKDSSFYRFYMIREATVLPLIFFTICLTFGLGSLVKGPEAWQSWLNFMANPVVILLNILALAGSLFHAFTYFNMMPQVMPIRIKGKKLDKKIIILAQWAVVAVITLFVLAIV
- the frdD gene encoding fumarate reductase subunit FrdD yields the protein MVNLHPKRSDEPVWWSLFGAGGTWFAMITPVTVLVLGILVPLGVISPEAMTYDRAADFATSFIGALFVIATLSLPMWHAMHRVHHGMHDLKIHAGVVGKVVCYALAFLITALSIIFVFMI
- the efp gene encoding elongation factor P — protein: MASFSTNEFRGGMKIMLDNEPCVIIENEFVKPGKGQAFNRVRIRKLISGKVLEKTFKSGESVEAADVIDTDLDYLYNDGEFYHFMNNETFEQIAADVKAVGENAKWLVENNTCTLTLWNGNPIAVTPPNFVELEVTETDPGLKGDTQGTGGKPATLSTGAVVRVPLFIAIGEVIKVDTRSGEYVSRVK
- the epmB gene encoding EF-P beta-lysylation protein EpmB: MSHIIPLNAPSVEQNWLNDLSNAISDPFTLLKLLKIDPTPWENGLAARKLFALRVPLSFVDKMEIGNPYDPLLRQILPLAQEFEVHQGYSVDPLEEQQNEIPGLLHKYHNRVLLIVKGGCAVNCRYCFRRHFPYSDNKGNKRQWQQSLEYIAAHPEINEVILSGGDPLMAKDHELQWLIEHIAAIPHIKRLRIHSRLPVVIPNRITDALCQILAETRLQTILVTHINHANEIDDALKTAMQKLKQANVTLLNQGVLLKGVNDSVAALTDLSETLFDAGIQPYYLHVLDRVQGAAHFMVDDEIARQLMAGLITKVSGYLVPKLTREIGGRASKTPLDLLLE